One window of the Allosaccharopolyspora coralli genome contains the following:
- a CDS encoding alpha/beta fold hydrolase, with product MAVRTLDRSSVFTTSDGVRLHVSDTGPDAAPVTVVFLHGWTLDLATWDTVCGQLDEGLRLLRFDLRGHGRSQPAPPETATIERCALDLAELIDERVPTGPIVLAGHSMGAMTIMALAEGRADLFAERIAGVALVATSGGGLGLSRATFGLPGPLGKASTSVQRGLQRWLAGNEHSRLLRDSRTMRPGVRWLLFGKRARRADVAATAESLACCHPRSMGQFRESLATHERLERIEALRSVPTVVLAGLSDRLTPYPHARRLARALPEAELLVHADAGHMLPLERGDAVAARISDLVRRVWPDESARAGTDLNDPT from the coding sequence ATGGCAGTACGCACCCTCGACCGCAGCAGCGTGTTCACCACCAGCGACGGTGTCCGGTTGCACGTGAGCGACACCGGGCCGGACGCCGCGCCGGTCACGGTGGTGTTCCTGCACGGCTGGACGCTCGACCTGGCCACATGGGACACGGTGTGCGGGCAGCTCGACGAGGGTCTGCGGCTGCTGCGGTTCGACCTGCGCGGGCACGGTCGCTCGCAGCCCGCACCGCCGGAGACGGCGACCATCGAGCGTTGCGCGCTGGACCTTGCCGAGCTGATCGACGAGCGGGTGCCGACCGGGCCGATCGTGCTCGCCGGGCACTCCATGGGTGCGATGACGATCATGGCACTCGCCGAGGGGCGCGCCGACCTGTTCGCCGAGCGCATTGCGGGTGTCGCGCTCGTCGCGACCTCCGGAGGCGGTCTCGGGCTCTCGCGGGCGACGTTCGGGCTACCGGGGCCACTCGGCAAGGCGAGCACCTCGGTGCAGCGCGGTCTGCAGCGATGGCTCGCGGGCAATGAGCACAGCCGTTTGCTGCGGGACTCCCGCACGATGCGCCCGGGAGTGCGCTGGCTGCTGTTCGGGAAACGGGCCCGTCGCGCAGACGTGGCCGCCACCGCCGAATCGCTCGCCTGCTGCCATCCGCGCAGCATGGGGCAGTTCCGGGAGTCGCTCGCCACGCACGAGCGGCTCGAACGGATCGAGGCACTGCGCTCGGTTCCGACGGTCGTCCTCGCCGGACTCTCCGACCGGCTCACCCCGTACCCGCACGCCCGGCGGCTCGCACGTGCGCTCCCGGAAGCGGAACTGCTGGTCCACGCCGACGCCGGGCACATGCTTCCGCTGGAACGCGGCGACGCGGTGGCGGCCCGGATCAGCGACCTCGTGCGTCGGGTGTGGCCGGATGAGTCCGCGCGTGCGGGAACGGACTTGAACGATCCGACATAG